In one Vulgatibacter incomptus genomic region, the following are encoded:
- a CDS encoding RluA family pseudouridine synthase has product MDRFLANRGGVSRGEARRALERGGVYLDNTRCRIASKTLRAGQSVEVVLEEAGRVQQAPAAPLAVLFEDDAVLAVNKPAGVPSQAAASGDVGTLPWLVARHLRLKPSEVPTIHRLDRDTSGVVIFGKTRGAVRALSAAFREGTAHKEYVAVVSGRLEGSGRIDGALAPSPTRRGSFEVREGGLPAATRWEAIGHLDDVATAIRLFPETGRTHQLRVHLSHLGHPIVGDARYGGPARAGPIQPPRMLLHARALALPHPKTGALLRIEAPAPADLSEALSLISRAEGEQT; this is encoded by the coding sequence CTGGACCGCTTCCTCGCGAACCGAGGCGGTGTCTCGCGTGGCGAGGCACGCCGCGCCCTCGAGCGGGGCGGCGTCTACCTGGACAACACCCGCTGCCGGATCGCGTCGAAGACGCTGCGCGCCGGCCAGAGCGTCGAGGTCGTCCTGGAAGAAGCCGGGCGGGTTCAGCAGGCGCCTGCGGCACCACTCGCCGTCCTCTTCGAGGATGACGCCGTCCTCGCAGTGAACAAGCCCGCTGGTGTCCCGTCCCAGGCCGCCGCGTCCGGCGACGTCGGCACCCTCCCCTGGCTCGTGGCGCGACACCTCCGGCTCAAGCCCTCCGAGGTGCCCACGATCCACCGCCTCGACCGTGACACCTCCGGCGTCGTGATCTTCGGAAAGACCCGGGGCGCCGTGCGCGCGCTCTCCGCGGCCTTCCGCGAAGGGACGGCCCACAAGGAATACGTCGCGGTCGTCTCGGGGAGACTAGAGGGCTCGGGCCGGATCGACGGCGCGCTCGCGCCCTCCCCTACGCGGCGGGGCTCCTTCGAGGTTCGCGAAGGTGGCCTGCCCGCGGCGACGCGGTGGGAGGCAATCGGCCATCTGGACGATGTCGCGACCGCCATTCGGCTCTTCCCCGAGACGGGACGGACGCACCAGCTCCGCGTCCACCTCTCGCACCTGGGCCATCCGATCGTGGGCGACGCCCGCTACGGTGGACCCGCCCGTGCGGGCCCCATCCAGCCGCCGCGGATGCTCCTCCACGCCAGGGCCCTCGCCCTCCCCCATCCGAAGACGGGAGCGCTCCTGCGGATCGAGGCGCCCGCGCCGGCCGACCTCTCGGAAGCGCTCTCGCTCATCTCCCGAGCCGAAGGCGAGCAGACGTAA
- a CDS encoding prephenate dehydrogenase, producing the protein MNATPPKPPFAVVGLGQLGTALVKAIGRAFPESPIVAIEPDPKARAQALQDRLVGVADETPGPSLTPCGLVFLCVPLGTLPEVLPLLGPHLGPEAIVTDLSPVKGAVASLVEQHLPGVRHVGGHPLVAGEPGSNGKADLFVGRPVALCPRPGQESLAAGVGTVWAAIGARPVVIPADEHDRLIAATAHAPYLASLALIRIAGALDGAERLMAKTFAEALRPAGLSAEAMAAAVGANPFAPAAVRVVADELRRLADLAESDPEGLLAAAIDGRAARARLLSEP; encoded by the coding sequence ATGAACGCCACCCCTCCGAAGCCGCCGTTCGCGGTCGTCGGCCTCGGCCAGCTCGGCACGGCCCTGGTGAAGGCCATCGGCCGGGCGTTTCCGGAGTCCCCGATCGTCGCGATCGAGCCGGATCCGAAGGCCCGCGCCCAGGCCCTCCAGGATCGGCTCGTGGGAGTGGCCGACGAGACGCCCGGGCCGTCGCTCACTCCCTGCGGCCTCGTCTTCCTCTGCGTCCCGCTGGGCACCTTGCCGGAGGTTCTTCCCCTCCTCGGGCCCCACCTCGGGCCGGAGGCGATCGTCACGGACCTCTCGCCGGTGAAGGGGGCCGTCGCCTCCCTGGTGGAGCAGCACCTGCCCGGCGTCCGCCACGTGGGCGGGCATCCGCTGGTCGCAGGCGAGCCCGGGTCGAACGGGAAGGCGGATCTCTTCGTCGGGCGGCCGGTGGCGCTCTGCCCGCGGCCGGGGCAGGAGAGCCTCGCAGCCGGTGTGGGAACGGTCTGGGCGGCGATCGGGGCGAGGCCGGTGGTGATCCCGGCGGACGAGCACGACCGCCTCATCGCGGCGACGGCGCACGCGCCCTATCTGGCCTCGCTGGCGTTGATCCGGATCGCCGGCGCCCTCGACGGCGCCGAGCGCCTGATGGCCAAGACCTTCGCGGAGGCGCTTCGTCCCGCCGGTCTCTCGGCGGAGGCGATGGCCGCGGCGGTCGGCGCCAACCCCTTCGCGCCGGCAGCGGTCCGCGTGGTCGCCGACGAGCTCCGCCGGCTGGCCGATCTGGCCGAGAGCGATCCCGAGGGGCTCCTCGCCGCGGCGATCGACGGCAGGGCGGCCCGGGCGCGGCTGCTCTCCGAGCCCTGA
- a CDS encoding cytochrome c biogenesis CcdA family protein, translating into MTSISLPAAVFAGALSFLSPCVFPLVPGYLSFLTGSSAGDAEGARGKAIGRAAAFSLGFGLVFVALGATASTFGQLLGEHRRWLDLAGGALVILFGLHLLGILRVSLFFREARFQKLPSPKGFFGALLVGLAFGFGWSPCVGPLLGGVLTLAAADGTIGHGVLLLSGYAVGLAIPFIVSAAALQRFLAASSRIRPWLPWVERTGGALLTAFGVLLVTGKMGVVMQFLPGFESLAL; encoded by the coding sequence ATGACCTCGATCTCGCTACCCGCCGCCGTTTTCGCAGGGGCACTCTCGTTTCTCTCCCCCTGCGTCTTTCCCCTCGTCCCAGGCTACCTCTCCTTCCTCACCGGCTCGTCCGCCGGCGACGCGGAAGGCGCGAGGGGGAAGGCGATCGGGCGCGCTGCGGCCTTCTCGCTCGGCTTCGGCCTCGTCTTCGTGGCTCTCGGCGCGACGGCCTCCACCTTCGGCCAGCTCCTCGGCGAGCACCGCCGCTGGCTCGACCTCGCCGGAGGCGCGCTGGTGATCCTCTTCGGCCTGCACCTCCTCGGGATCCTGCGCGTCTCGCTCTTCTTCCGGGAGGCGCGGTTCCAGAAGCTGCCGAGCCCGAAGGGCTTCTTCGGCGCGCTCCTGGTCGGCCTCGCCTTCGGCTTCGGCTGGTCGCCCTGCGTGGGGCCGCTCCTCGGCGGCGTGCTCACCCTGGCCGCAGCCGACGGCACCATCGGGCACGGCGTCCTGCTCCTCTCGGGCTACGCCGTGGGCCTCGCGATCCCCTTCATCGTCTCCGCGGCGGCGCTCCAGCGCTTCCTCGCGGCCTCGAGCCGGATCCGGCCCTGGCTGCCCTGGGTCGAGAGGACGGGCGGCGCGCTCCTCACCGCGTTCGGCGTCCTGCTGGTCACGGGCAAGATGGGAGTCGTGATGCAGTTCCTCCCGGGCTTCGAGTCCCTCGCGCTCTGA
- a CDS encoding anti-sigma factor family protein, with translation MSCVSDEVLSAMVDGEAGREHAAHLRRCDRCRGRLEKLEALDAALRSLPLAREAPSSTLAATLRGLKAGGETSAPAPGGTRRLARRARSLAPPSLAPAKRHLSRAVAGLAAMAAALAVMVIAPETGSPSRALAEDAVANHIRAFTVGDGTGCQVESQDPSELSAWLSTALGHEVEVPMLAGATLIGARRCSLLGEETAAVVYRAGDRAVSVYLPPKGSGVAAACEKSRSGCVQARDGQTVCVIPGGDDSPWLMVGAMPGDAMCSIAASG, from the coding sequence ATGAGCTGCGTCTCCGACGAGGTGCTGAGCGCAATGGTGGATGGCGAGGCTGGCCGCGAGCACGCGGCGCACCTCCGCCGCTGTGACCGTTGCCGCGGCCGGCTGGAGAAGCTGGAGGCCCTCGACGCGGCCCTACGATCTCTGCCCTTGGCCCGCGAGGCCCCATCGTCCACGCTGGCGGCGACCTTGCGCGGTCTCAAGGCCGGCGGCGAAACCAGCGCGCCGGCGCCGGGCGGGACTCGCCGGCTCGCGCGCCGCGCGCGATCGCTCGCACCTCCGTCGTTGGCGCCCGCAAAGCGGCACCTCTCGCGGGCCGTGGCCGGCCTCGCGGCCATGGCCGCCGCGCTCGCCGTGATGGTGATTGCGCCGGAGACCGGCTCGCCTTCTCGCGCCCTGGCGGAGGACGCCGTCGCGAACCACATCCGTGCCTTCACCGTGGGTGATGGGACCGGATGCCAGGTCGAGAGTCAGGACCCTTCCGAGCTCTCCGCCTGGCTGAGCACGGCCCTGGGCCACGAGGTGGAGGTCCCCATGCTGGCGGGCGCCACACTCATCGGCGCGAGGCGCTGCTCGCTGCTGGGCGAAGAGACGGCGGCGGTGGTCTACCGGGCCGGCGATCGCGCGGTCTCCGTCTACCTGCCGCCCAAGGGGAGCGGGGTGGCGGCGGCGTGCGAGAAGAGCCGCAGCGGCTGCGTGCAGGCGCGCGACGGACAGACGGTTTGCGTGATCCCCGGCGGGGACGACTCGCCGTGGCTCATGGTCGGCGCGATGCCGGGCGACGCGATGTGCTCGATCGCGGCGAGCGGGTGA
- a CDS encoding RNA polymerase sigma factor, which produces MKPSDFARLIEPHLPVLHRLARRLCRTRSDAEDLAQEALIRAFERRGSLREPERIRGWILATVRNLHLNRVRDARPHLLVLSDTRGTDEEPRGDLERELQDGALSDELLLALRQLPEEQATVLWLRSVEDLSYEEIAEAMETPVGTVRSRLSRARVAMIEALETKAVAAGGER; this is translated from the coding sequence GTGAAGCCAAGCGACTTCGCTCGCCTGATCGAGCCGCACCTTCCGGTGCTCCATCGGCTGGCCCGGCGGTTATGCCGCACTCGGTCGGACGCCGAGGATCTGGCCCAGGAGGCCCTGATCCGCGCGTTCGAGCGCCGGGGCTCGCTCCGGGAGCCGGAGCGGATCCGCGGCTGGATCCTGGCGACGGTCCGCAACCTCCACCTGAACCGCGTGAGGGACGCGCGGCCCCACCTGCTGGTGCTCTCCGACACCCGGGGAACCGACGAGGAGCCCCGCGGGGACCTCGAGCGGGAGCTCCAGGACGGCGCCCTGAGCGACGAGCTGCTCCTGGCCCTGCGCCAGCTCCCCGAGGAGCAGGCGACGGTGCTCTGGCTCCGCTCGGTGGAAGACCTCTCGTACGAGGAGATCGCCGAGGCGATGGAGACCCCGGTGGGGACGGTCCGCTCCCGGCTGTCGCGGGCGCGGGTAGCGATGATCGAAGCGCTGGAAACGAAGGCTGTTGCCGCAGGAGGTGAGAGATGA
- the galU gene encoding UTP--glucose-1-phosphate uridylyltransferase GalU — protein MERGGRKVRKCVVPAAGLGTRFLPATKAVPKELLPIVDTPTLQYIVGEAADAGIESVILITARGKGSMLDHFDLTPELEETLVARGKHKERDAIRAISAMASIVSVRQQEPLGLGHAVLQAKSVINDEPFAVILGDDIIDAEVPGIRQLIECHERTGKGVVALMEVPPEETHLYGIAAGQMLDSRTMAIDHMVEKPKASPPSNLAVIGRYVLPGRIFELLENTKPGVGGEIQLTDALAMLAAEGGLVGYCFEGKRYDAGDRLGYIKANVAYAMKRPELREGLVPWLEQLIANAKGR, from the coding sequence ATGGAGCGGGGCGGTAGGAAGGTACGCAAGTGCGTGGTCCCGGCGGCGGGGCTCGGGACGAGGTTTCTTCCGGCGACCAAGGCGGTGCCCAAGGAGCTCCTCCCCATCGTCGACACGCCGACCCTGCAGTACATCGTGGGAGAGGCTGCGGATGCCGGGATCGAGAGCGTGATCCTGATCACCGCGAGGGGGAAGGGGTCGATGCTGGACCACTTCGACCTCACGCCCGAGCTCGAGGAGACGCTGGTCGCGAGGGGGAAGCACAAGGAGCGGGACGCCATCCGCGCGATCAGCGCGATGGCCTCGATCGTCTCGGTGCGCCAGCAGGAGCCCCTCGGCCTGGGCCACGCGGTCCTCCAGGCCAAGTCCGTGATCAACGACGAGCCTTTCGCCGTGATCCTCGGCGACGACATCATCGACGCCGAGGTCCCGGGGATCCGGCAGCTCATCGAGTGCCATGAGCGCACGGGCAAGGGCGTCGTGGCCTTGATGGAGGTCCCGCCGGAAGAGACCCACCTCTATGGGATCGCCGCCGGCCAGATGCTCGACAGCCGCACGATGGCGATCGACCACATGGTCGAGAAGCCGAAGGCGAGCCCTCCCTCGAACCTCGCGGTGATCGGGCGTTACGTGCTCCCGGGCCGGATCTTCGAGCTCCTCGAGAACACCAAGCCAGGGGTCGGCGGGGAGATCCAGCTCACCGACGCCCTCGCCATGCTCGCCGCCGAGGGCGGCCTCGTGGGCTACTGCTTCGAGGGCAAGCGCTACGACGCCGGCGATCGCCTCGGCTATATCAAGGCGAACGTGGCCTACGCGATGAAGCGGCCGGAGCTCCGGGAGGGGCTGGTGCCCTGGCTGGAGCAGCTCATCGCGAACGCGAAGGGCCGTTGA
- the priA gene encoding replication restart helicase PriA, protein MLLEVAVGAPVRGTFTYEADDDARLEPGQRLVVPFGRRRAIGFYLGPAQAAPEGKVRRIEQALDGETLFSPDLLSLIRFAADYYLYPLGEALRSALPPDLGRVDRQPATERAPAIETVSLIQPAEVWKAALGRSRSQAALAAHLEARGGSARLEELKVAVKDAPALVRKLAAKGILALHAADGGAPDSPFSGGQAPRPSDDQARAIETITASLGRFETFLLHGVTGSGKTEVYLRIISEVRERGGGALVLVPEIALTPQLAGRFRARFGSQVAVLHSGLSDRERTREHSRLRNGEATIAVGVRSAVFAPVPSLGVVIVDEEHEPSFKQEEKLRYNARDLAVYRARLNQTPCVLGSATPSLESLANAREGRYRLVELPERIDSRPLPTVELVDLSAARRTRNEAPTEPRDELELLGPRLSLALEETLASGKQAILFLNRRGHASLVLCGACGESARCPDCDVALTHHLSRGGELRCHYCDFRTPKPAGCPSCKGELLVIGAGTERVERELAKRFPDARTLRLDRDAVGSTAELTRILAAFAKGEADVLVGTQMVAKGHDFPGVTLVGVILADIGLGMPDFRASERTFQLLAQVAGRAGRGRDPGRVLIQSFHPSASAIACVEGHDFPRFAAGELERRRELGYPPFSRALAVRIEGEDSAEAERTGRRLAEAAKRWAFPGMKLLGPAPAPIARLRGRSRFQLLLLAQGPGPLQALGRRLVDVAQTAPNGVKVAFDMDPLSML, encoded by the coding sequence GTGCTCCTCGAGGTTGCCGTCGGCGCGCCGGTGCGCGGAACGTTTACGTACGAAGCGGACGACGACGCCCGCCTCGAGCCGGGTCAGCGCCTCGTCGTGCCCTTCGGCAGGCGGCGCGCCATCGGCTTCTACCTGGGCCCCGCCCAGGCCGCGCCCGAAGGCAAGGTGCGCCGGATCGAGCAGGCCCTGGACGGCGAGACCCTCTTCTCGCCGGACCTCCTCTCGCTGATCCGCTTCGCGGCGGACTACTACCTCTACCCGCTCGGCGAGGCCCTCCGCTCGGCGCTCCCGCCGGATCTCGGCCGCGTGGACCGGCAGCCCGCGACCGAGCGGGCGCCCGCCATCGAGACGGTCTCGCTCATCCAGCCGGCAGAGGTGTGGAAGGCGGCGCTTGGCCGATCGAGGAGCCAGGCCGCGCTGGCCGCCCACCTGGAGGCCCGTGGAGGCAGCGCCCGCCTCGAGGAGCTCAAGGTCGCGGTCAAGGACGCCCCCGCCCTCGTGCGCAAGCTGGCCGCCAAGGGGATCCTGGCCTTGCACGCCGCGGACGGCGGCGCGCCGGACTCGCCCTTCTCAGGAGGCCAGGCGCCGCGGCCCTCCGACGACCAGGCCCGCGCCATCGAGACCATCACGGCGTCGCTGGGCCGCTTCGAGACCTTCCTCCTCCACGGCGTCACGGGCTCCGGAAAGACGGAGGTCTACCTCCGGATCATCTCCGAGGTGCGGGAGCGCGGCGGCGGCGCGCTCGTCCTGGTGCCGGAGATCGCGCTCACGCCCCAGCTCGCGGGCCGGTTCCGCGCCCGCTTCGGCTCCCAGGTCGCGGTCCTGCACAGCGGCCTCTCGGATCGCGAGCGCACCCGCGAGCATAGCCGCCTTCGGAACGGCGAGGCGACGATCGCGGTGGGGGTCCGCTCCGCCGTCTTCGCGCCGGTCCCTTCGCTCGGGGTGGTCATCGTCGACGAGGAGCACGAGCCCTCCTTCAAACAGGAGGAGAAGCTGCGCTACAACGCGCGGGATCTCGCGGTCTACCGGGCGCGCCTGAACCAGACACCCTGCGTGCTTGGCTCCGCGACGCCTTCGCTCGAGAGCCTCGCCAATGCCCGCGAGGGGCGATACCGGCTCGTCGAGCTGCCCGAGCGGATCGACTCGCGGCCGCTGCCGACGGTGGAGCTCGTGGACCTCTCCGCCGCCCGGCGCACGCGCAACGAGGCCCCCACGGAGCCGCGAGACGAGCTCGAGCTCCTGGGCCCGCGCCTCTCCCTCGCCCTCGAGGAGACCCTCGCCTCCGGGAAGCAGGCCATCCTCTTCCTCAACCGCCGCGGGCACGCCTCCCTCGTGCTCTGCGGCGCCTGCGGCGAGAGCGCGCGCTGTCCCGACTGCGACGTGGCGCTCACCCATCATCTTTCTCGTGGCGGCGAGCTCCGCTGCCACTACTGCGACTTCCGCACGCCGAAGCCCGCGGGCTGCCCTTCGTGCAAGGGCGAGCTCCTGGTGATCGGCGCAGGCACCGAGCGCGTCGAGCGCGAGCTCGCCAAGCGATTCCCCGACGCCCGCACCCTGCGCCTCGACCGCGACGCGGTGGGCAGCACCGCCGAGCTCACCCGGATCCTCGCCGCCTTCGCGAAAGGTGAGGCCGACGTGCTGGTGGGGACGCAGATGGTGGCGAAGGGCCACGACTTCCCGGGCGTCACGCTCGTCGGCGTGATCCTCGCGGACATCGGCCTGGGCATGCCCGACTTCCGCGCCTCCGAGCGGACCTTCCAGCTCCTCGCCCAGGTGGCGGGGCGGGCCGGCCGGGGCCGCGACCCCGGCCGCGTGCTCATCCAGAGCTTCCACCCGTCCGCCAGCGCGATCGCCTGTGTGGAGGGGCACGATTTCCCGCGCTTCGCCGCTGGCGAGCTCGAGCGCCGCCGTGAGCTCGGCTACCCGCCCTTCTCTCGAGCCCTCGCCGTCCGGATCGAGGGCGAGGATTCCGCCGAGGCGGAGAGGACCGGGCGCCGCCTCGCCGAGGCCGCCAAGCGCTGGGCGTTCCCCGGCATGAAGCTCCTGGGACCGGCGCCCGCCCCGATCGCCAGGCTCCGCGGCCGCAGCCGGTTCCAACTCCTCCTGCTCGCCCAGGGTCCCGGCCCCCTCCAGGCCCTGGGCCGGCGGCTGGTCGACGTGGCCCAGACCGCGCCGAACGGCGTCAAGGTCGCGTTCGACATGGATCCGCTCTCGATGCTCTGA
- the def gene encoding peptide deformylase, giving the protein MVREILIWPDPRLKEKALPVSTVDDSIRALIDDMFETMYAADGVGLAAPQIGVLQRVIVTDTSPGHEGAKPLALINPEILSRDGTLKWREGCLSVPDESEDVIRAAHVRVRFLDRDGVEQEIEATGMTAVCLQHECDHLDGVVFVDHLSTLKRELIRKRMKRLKRDRTADDVADVRA; this is encoded by the coding sequence ATGGTTCGCGAAATCCTCATCTGGCCCGATCCCCGCCTGAAGGAAAAGGCGCTCCCCGTTTCGACGGTCGACGACTCGATTCGAGCTCTCATCGACGACATGTTCGAGACGATGTACGCCGCCGACGGCGTGGGCCTGGCCGCTCCCCAGATCGGCGTGCTCCAGCGCGTGATCGTCACCGACACTTCGCCGGGTCACGAGGGCGCGAAGCCCCTCGCCCTCATCAACCCGGAGATCCTCTCCCGCGACGGGACGCTCAAGTGGCGCGAAGGCTGCCTCTCGGTGCCCGACGAGTCGGAAGACGTCATCCGTGCCGCCCACGTCCGGGTCCGCTTCCTCGATCGCGATGGCGTCGAGCAGGAGATCGAAGCCACCGGGATGACGGCTGTTTGCCTCCAGCACGAGTGCGATCACCTCGACGGCGTGGTCTTCGTCGACCATCTGTCGACGCTGAAGCGCGAGCTCATCCGCAAGCGGATGAAGCGCCTCAAGCGGGATCGCACCGCCGACGACGTCGCGGACGTTCGGGCCTAA
- the nth gene encoding endonuclease III, which yields MSTSTGTKSKGGAKRPRAISRAEKERAIEVIARLDREMPDAKIELDFANDLELLVAVMLSAQCTDAMVNRCTPSLFAAFRTAADYAAAQPEDLHPHISRCGLYRNKAKNIVAAMQRIEADFGGELPRTREALEELPGVGRKTAGVVAVYAFGGQAFPVDTHVGRLARRLGFTKQSDPDKVEEEMQRTLPPELWGKGHQLLVWHGRRCCDARKPACSRCVVADLCPKRGVDAET from the coding sequence ATGAGCACGAGCACAGGGACGAAGTCGAAGGGTGGCGCAAAGCGGCCGCGAGCGATCTCCAGGGCCGAGAAGGAGAGGGCGATCGAGGTGATCGCGCGGCTCGACCGCGAGATGCCGGACGCGAAGATCGAGCTCGATTTCGCGAACGATCTCGAGCTGCTGGTGGCGGTGATGCTCTCGGCGCAGTGCACCGACGCGATGGTGAACCGGTGCACGCCCTCGCTCTTCGCGGCCTTCCGGACGGCGGCCGACTACGCGGCGGCCCAGCCGGAGGACCTCCATCCCCACATCTCGCGCTGCGGCCTCTACCGGAACAAGGCCAAGAACATCGTCGCCGCGATGCAGCGGATCGAGGCGGACTTCGGCGGAGAGCTCCCCCGGACGCGCGAGGCCCTCGAGGAGCTGCCTGGCGTCGGAAGGAAGACCGCCGGCGTGGTGGCCGTCTACGCCTTTGGCGGCCAGGCCTTCCCGGTGGATACCCACGTCGGCAGGCTCGCCCGCAGGCTGGGGTTCACCAAGCAGTCGGATCCGGACAAGGTGGAGGAGGAGATGCAGCGGACGCTGCCGCCCGAGCTTTGGGGAAAGGGGCACCAGCTCCTGGTGTGGCACGGCCGGCGCTGCTGTGACGCGCGCAAGCCAGCCTGCTCCCGCTGCGTCGTGGCCGACCTCTGCCCGAAGCGCGGCGTCGACGCGGAAACGTAG
- a CDS encoding threonine aldolase family protein, with protein sequence MTEPLIDLRSDTVTRPSAEMREAMALAEVGDDVYGEDPTVRTLEARVAELLGKEAAVFVPSGTMANQLAIGAQAGPGDEVIGEAGSHVFAFEGGALSALWGAQARTLEGERGLLRPEQVEAAIRPTGNDHLPLSRLLSLENTHNRGGGTVWPIERFQAVAGAARKAGLAVHLDGARLWNASVASGVPLSRYASEADTVSVCLSKGLGAPAGSLVAASAALCSKVRRLRKRLGGGMRQAGVLAAAGLYALDHHLVRLHLDHENARLLADALEKVPGLRVDPVETNLVFVDLPAGTDGAGVLSRLREKGVLAGSDGASRLRLVTHLDVDRDRCMAAAAALAACL encoded by the coding sequence ATGACCGAACCGCTCATCGATCTCCGATCCGACACCGTCACCCGCCCCTCCGCCGAGATGCGCGAGGCGATGGCCCTCGCCGAGGTGGGCGACGACGTCTACGGAGAGGATCCCACCGTCCGCACCCTCGAGGCCCGCGTCGCCGAGCTGCTGGGCAAGGAGGCGGCGGTCTTCGTCCCCTCCGGCACCATGGCGAACCAGCTCGCGATCGGCGCCCAGGCCGGCCCTGGCGACGAGGTGATCGGCGAGGCCGGATCCCACGTCTTCGCCTTCGAGGGCGGCGCCCTCTCCGCCCTCTGGGGCGCGCAGGCCCGCACCCTCGAGGGAGAGCGCGGTCTCCTTCGCCCCGAGCAGGTGGAGGCCGCGATCCGGCCGACGGGGAACGACCACCTCCCGCTCTCCCGCCTCCTCAGCCTCGAGAACACGCACAACCGCGGCGGCGGGACCGTCTGGCCCATCGAACGGTTCCAGGCCGTCGCGGGCGCAGCGAGGAAGGCCGGTCTCGCTGTACATCTCGACGGCGCTCGGCTCTGGAACGCCTCGGTGGCCTCCGGCGTGCCTCTGTCACGGTACGCGTCCGAAGCGGACACCGTGAGCGTCTGCCTCTCCAAGGGTCTCGGCGCGCCTGCGGGCTCCCTCGTCGCAGCGAGCGCGGCCCTCTGCAGCAAGGTGCGCCGCCTGCGGAAGCGGCTGGGCGGCGGCATGCGGCAGGCCGGCGTCCTCGCCGCCGCGGGCCTCTACGCCCTCGACCACCACCTCGTGCGCCTCCACCTCGATCACGAGAACGCCCGACTCCTCGCCGATGCCCTCGAGAAGGTGCCCGGCCTCCGCGTCGATCCGGTGGAGACGAACCTCGTCTTCGTCGATCTGCCGGCAGGGACCGACGGCGCCGGCGTCCTCTCGCGGCTACGTGAGAAGGGTGTGCTCGCCGGGAGCGACGGCGCGAGCCGCCTGCGCCTGGTCACCCACCTCGACGTCGATCGCGACCGATGCATGGCCGCTGCGGCCGCCCTCGCGGCCTGCCTCTGA
- a CDS encoding alpha/beta fold hydrolase, which translates to MADCTAKEGPAWKEHALILALILVAASLALVLLGWAHHWFWRGYLSPKDVPDEVHTVRTADGWRIGIRRYLPKGDKRYAEPVVLCHGLGANHYNLDWDPPYGLAQALAAEGRDCWVVSLRGHDGSDRPTAFNPLRWGFSFDDYLRFDVPAVLDHVTASTSVPKVQWVGHSMGGMLAYALGGGPYERILAGGVVAVASPSSFSNQPYLRSVARLGKWLARSSRVPQRFVTHMIAPFMGHFNLPFSEIAIAPQSMDGRLVRRLQAWAFEDISAGVARQFDDWVSNDAFRSLDKSQDYRSAMGAFTAPVLVMGGSSDKMAPPRCMEDAHRRLGSADKTLVILGKELGASFDYGHGDLMLGRAAPGEVYPQIARWLEARATRVG; encoded by the coding sequence ATGGCCGACTGCACGGCGAAAGAGGGTCCGGCCTGGAAGGAGCACGCCCTGATCCTCGCATTGATCCTCGTCGCGGCATCCCTGGCCCTGGTGCTCCTGGGATGGGCGCACCACTGGTTCTGGCGCGGGTACCTGAGCCCCAAGGACGTGCCGGACGAGGTCCACACGGTGCGCACCGCCGACGGCTGGCGGATCGGGATCCGGCGCTATCTCCCGAAGGGGGACAAGCGCTACGCGGAGCCCGTGGTCCTCTGCCATGGCCTTGGCGCGAACCACTACAACCTCGATTGGGATCCGCCCTACGGCCTCGCGCAGGCCCTCGCCGCGGAGGGGCGCGACTGCTGGGTGGTGAGCCTCCGTGGACACGACGGGAGCGACCGGCCGACGGCCTTCAACCCCCTGCGCTGGGGCTTCTCCTTCGACGACTACCTGCGCTTCGACGTCCCCGCGGTGCTCGACCACGTGACGGCGTCCACCAGCGTCCCGAAGGTGCAGTGGGTCGGGCACTCGATGGGAGGGATGCTGGCGTACGCCTTGGGAGGCGGTCCGTACGAGAGGATCCTCGCGGGAGGCGTGGTGGCCGTCGCGTCACCCTCCTCGTTCAGCAACCAGCCCTATCTCCGGAGCGTCGCCAGGCTCGGGAAGTGGCTCGCCCGCTCGTCGCGGGTGCCGCAGCGCTTCGTCACCCACATGATCGCGCCCTTCATGGGGCACTTCAATCTGCCGTTCTCCGAGATCGCGATCGCCCCGCAGAGCATGGACGGGAGGCTGGTGCGTCGGCTGCAAGCGTGGGCCTTCGAAGACATCAGCGCTGGTGTCGCCCGGCAGTTCGACGACTGGGTCTCGAACGACGCGTTTCGCTCCTTGGACAAGAGCCAGGATTATCGAAGCGCGATGGGTGCCTTCACGGCGCCGGTCCTCGTGATGGGCGGATCCAGCGACAAGATGGCGCCGCCGCGATGCATGGAGGACGCCCACCGCCGCCTCGGCAGCGCAGACAAGACCCTGGTCATCCTCGGCAAGGAGCTCGGCGCCTCGTTCGACTACGGCCACGGCGATCTGATGCTCGGCCGCGCGGCGCCGGGCGAGGTCTATCCGCAGATCGCCCGATGGCTCGAGGCGCGAGCGACGCGGGTCGGGTAG